A window of Glycine soja cultivar W05 chromosome 13, ASM419377v2, whole genome shotgun sequence genomic DNA:
aatacatagcttattttcccaataaaataaattattcaaagaATAAACTTAGTCCCCATCTATTTGTGTaatatcttttattaaatatacgATAAATTCACATAGATTGTTGTATTTACATATTGTTTTCATTACatcctttttaaataataaatttttttatatcaatttctatttatttcttaaaagatGTCCATCAAATCTCAAAAACTCTTAATTTCTCTTAtacaaacaagaaaataatttaattaatgtcctTGCTGAGGCTACAGGGTAACGTGTCCACCTACTCAACACAAATATGTTATTCATTAGTCGCTTTTCAACTacagagacaaaaaaaatcaattgattcgATCTTATCTTGCTAGCAAGTTCCATTAATGAAAAGCCACACCAAAACACTAGATTTAGGATATGCTGGCACGTATATGGTTGCTTGCTTAAACATCACTCAATAATGCACCCCACCACAGCACTGACTATGACATGCACCTAAACGAAATTAAGCTATTTCTTTATTTAGTTGATGCTAGCTAGCTAGGTAGCtctttctaatttatttcttgCTTGAGTTATGCCTATTTAATTTCCATTcacttggattttttttattctaagatCGATCATCTTCAATTTCCCTATATTACTTGCAATATTGATTGAACACTACTAGATCATGTGTATAACGTTGtatagctagctagctagctttCTATTGTCTAATATACCTTTGTCTGTGTTGTAAATTAAGGTGCAAGAAGCAAGTAATCCCTcataatacacacacacatatatatatatatatatatatatataatggcgGATTGGGGTCCAGTGGTGATAGCAGTGGTGCTGTTTGTGTTGCTAAGCCCTGGTCTTGTGTTTCAATTGCCAGGGAAGAGCAGAGTGGTGGAGTTTGGGAACATGCAAACCAGTGCAGTGTCTATCTTGGTCCACACAATCATCTTCTTTGGTCTCATTACCATCTTTCTTGTTGCTATTGGTGTGCATATCTACACTGGCTAGCCTTATCGCCCTCACTCCtttaaatctttaattattCTATTCTTTTTGGTTaaagttttagtaatttttatcttgttattcTTTTCTGATTTGGTGACTGTATTCTCCCATTTCTCATGTCCTCGTCGAATAATAACTCTACTTCTCTTTAGTCTTTGAGATTCCAAGATTAGGACAACTTTGGTTTGTATAGAATCATAGAATGGAATAACTTGCACGTACTGCACACACTGATATCACATCATATGGCTTAATGTTTTATGCTTTGAtgaattcattttcttttcatactTGAACCTCTCCCATTAGTGTGGTTGAAAacgaataagaaaaattaactaagtttggtgttatttaattatatcagTGGTGATTTGATTAACTATAATTGGACTCTCGCACTCAACCCTTAAAATCCCTTTTGTTCAATGcctataattgttttaaattaattatctgATAAGAATGCCACATCAGTTTttctcactcttttttttttcctttcataaaacactttttttggtacataaaTGACTAAcaaaagacaattttttgtGCATAGTAAAAACATATGACTcattttaaattactattttttttggttttattcggattttgtaattatattttaccaTCGAAAAATACTTTTATCCTTCCTGTACAAAAGATACTTTTATTCTGTTTAAGTATTttcggtttaatttttttttaaaaaaaagtatatatagcaAGCACCtaagtcaaaatatttttttggaatatgcAAAATTATGATgtccattgttttttttttttttatgttcgtCTATTATCTCCACAATCAATACtttctattttatgtttttaatcaatGTCTTAATGATTAACAAAACCCTTCTCTTCAAATCAAATAAGTATGAacgataattttttaagaacttAATATAACTAGatgtttaatattcaaatttgagattaataattaacctaaaataatACAACTTTTCATGTtcctttaatatttattttctagagagaaaaaaacattttacatAGTTACAATACATATATTATGTGTTGTACTTTTTGAGATGTACAATGTATAACCAATCTTATTACAACtttctataaaataattaataagattatcttatatttttctaaaaaaatattatattatattatattatataagtaattttttaccaTCATGTGGATAAATTAACGTAAGATTGTTtcatcttaattaaaaattttaagtttgagTCCTAACTCCAAAAAAATATCCTgatttagacaaaaaaataaaaataattttcaatcttatatttttaaaagtaaaaaagtgaaaaaaaaaatgatgggtCAACTTGAAAAGCCCGCAACCTACATTGGGTCAGGCTTTATCATCTTAGAAGACGGAATATAATTTGGGTCTATTTGCTTAACATGTTATTTTCCGTACCTCATAATGATGTTGAACTAACTCGTAATAAGctgaaattaaacttttttttatcatcattttattttagttttaaatattttttgataaattgtaattttaaaaatctaatcCACCATTATATTagttcataaaataattttacaatctTTTCAGTCCTTTATAAGAACAGgtttggatttttcttttttttaaaaatctattacCAAATAATActcttgaatatttttttcataccaTTTTAGTCtagattaatatttttaagcaaCTTATAATACTCGTATCACCAGAGATTACACAACATTtatacaaaattgaaaaaaaaaattataactttgtttaacaagaaaaaaaaaaactaaaattgttaAGAATTAGTGACACTAGAGTAGAGAGCAAGGCATTAATCCATAACATAAGGGCTACAATAAGAATCCTCATCATTCATCAACTACCCTCAACAGCAGAAATGGtatgttaataaataatatcagCTGCTATAGACAATTAGACACAACAACCATCCgatttcaaaacatttttcttgatCCGGTACAACCCCTGTTTCTCAGGAGTCAAATcatattttccttctctttctatAACTGAACAAAAGGAAATTCACCAGCCTAAGCTTAAGAATTTAGCAAGGTGCgaataaagttaaataaaataattgataacaGAAGGAAGAAGCTGGGAACAACCCCCGAATACCAAGGTAGTAAGTAGTTCTTCAGAATTTTACTTGGCTATTTCTGATGCACATAGAAGCCATATCCACATAGTTCACTTCAGTAGCTTAATAAAACTCAGTTAACCACGATTCCTGCACCAATAGACAGCACAAAACCCCACACCATCGTACTCCTCATTTTCATTCTTCCATCTGGTCACTTCACATAAGCTTCCATGCTGCATGCAACAACCAAAATTTAGAATTAAGCTGTCAGGCTCATCATGCAaattaagaaagataaaaaaccCAATATGAAGATAAAAGCCCAATCAAGTAAATAAAACACGACTCCACAGCAAGGGGTGAATTCAGAACATGCAAcaatattgaaattgaaatttacaacaaaaacatgatattaaaaaatactagaaaattttctttttccaagGGGAAGCTCATTATAGTTGCAGTTTATGTAGGCAATGAATCAAAACCAATTTATGGACATAAAGCAAAGTATgtatgttaaaaagaaaaataaattaatactccAAGCCACACAAAATTTACCTAATTAGCTAGGCTGATGAAGCAGAGACCGACCAGCTCTGGCCTGCGGGTGACATCCAAATCTTCTCTTATTTGGTATATTTTTGTTCAGGTAAATGAGTATTGAATTTGAGTGAGTGgtgttactatttttttttaaaaaaatacacactcCTAACAGTCTTGTTTTATAAGAGCCATGTTTAACAAAAGTACCCCATTCAACCTCCCCTGGCCATGCCATTGCCATATCGTGCCATCTTTTAGTAAGTtgaataacaaattaacaatgatTTCccaataagaaatatatatccAAAAAAGAAACTAGATAGATATCAAATATGATTTACTCAATGTACATTCAaagttgaaataatttaaaaaataactatt
This region includes:
- the LOC114382033 gene encoding uncharacterized protein LOC114382033; this translates as MADWGPVVIAVVLFVLLSPGLVFQLPGKSRVVEFGNMQTSAVSILVHTIIFFGLITIFLVAIGVHIYTG